In the genome of Massilibacillus massiliensis, one region contains:
- the rfaE2 gene encoding D-glycero-beta-D-manno-heptose 1-phosphate adenylyltransferase, which produces MFITENDIELWCEKLRAERKKIVFTNGCFDILHAGHVRYLERAKELGDCLVIGLNSDASVRSLKGESRPINHEIDRAEVLGALRVVDCVVIFGDKTAEKLIAKIRPDIYVKGGDYTVETLPEAEIVQHYGGKIEFVPLVAGRSSTNIINKIKSVE; this is translated from the coding sequence ATGTTCATAACTGAAAACGATATTGAACTTTGGTGTGAAAAACTACGTGCAGAGCGGAAAAAAATCGTATTTACCAATGGCTGTTTTGATATTCTGCATGCTGGACATGTCAGATATTTAGAACGCGCGAAAGAACTTGGAGATTGCTTGGTAATTGGGTTAAATAGTGATGCTTCTGTACGGTCACTTAAGGGAGAATCCAGACCCATCAATCATGAAATAGACCGTGCGGAAGTTTTAGGTGCACTTAGAGTTGTGGATTGTGTTGTTATTTTTGGTGATAAGACTGCCGAAAAATTAATCGCTAAAATTCGTCCTGATATTTATGTTAAAGGCGGCGACTATACGGTGGAAACATTACCGGAAGCGGAAATCGTGCAGCACTATGGTGGAAAAATTGAATTTGTTCCGCTGGTAGCAGGACGTTCGTCAACCAATATTATTAACAAAATAAAAAGTGTAGAATAA
- a CDS encoding bifunctional heptose 7-phosphate kinase/heptose 1-phosphate adenyltransferase encodes MKSDLVDVIHQIQGKKILVIGDMVADVYLHGMISRISREAPVLVLEQAKRTIVAGGAANVVHNVATLGGDVWAVGLVGNDQAGTGLRQIFSEKDIHIEGLLQLEDWATITKTRIIAGGAATVSQQIVRIDNEPKTSMSSVVEDKLMSFLESTLKNIDGVVMSDYGSGTLTEDIKKRIICYCKQHHIPCIVDSRYNILSFTGVDYVKQNDAEASANVGFAIENEELLLKAGAILLEKMQAKGILITRGDQGMTLFEASGAVHHIPVSNLSEVFDVSGAGDTCVAAMLLALAAGIEPVLAAEISNIAAGIAVRKLGTATVSAAELKNVIGEV; translated from the coding sequence GTGAAGAGCGATTTAGTAGATGTAATCCATCAAATTCAAGGTAAAAAAATCTTGGTGATTGGAGACATGGTTGCTGATGTCTATTTGCATGGGATGATTTCCCGTATTTCTCGTGAAGCGCCAGTCTTAGTTTTGGAGCAGGCAAAGAGAACGATCGTTGCCGGCGGTGCAGCCAATGTTGTGCATAATGTGGCGACTTTAGGCGGTGATGTCTGGGCAGTTGGGTTAGTAGGCAATGATCAGGCTGGTACTGGTCTCAGGCAAATCTTCAGTGAAAAGGACATTCACATTGAAGGTCTTCTTCAATTAGAAGATTGGGCAACGATAACAAAGACAAGAATTATAGCTGGTGGTGCGGCCACTGTTAGTCAGCAAATCGTACGAATAGATAATGAGCCAAAAACGTCTATGAGTTCTGTAGTAGAAGATAAATTAATGAGTTTTTTAGAGTCAACGCTAAAAAATATCGATGGTGTCGTGATGAGTGACTATGGCAGCGGAACTTTGACAGAGGATATTAAAAAACGAATTATTTGTTACTGTAAACAGCATCATATACCATGCATAGTCGATTCTAGGTATAATATTTTAAGTTTCACTGGTGTAGATTATGTAAAACAAAATGATGCCGAAGCTTCAGCTAATGTAGGTTTTGCGATCGAAAATGAAGAATTATTGCTGAAAGCAGGGGCCATTTTATTAGAAAAAATGCAGGCAAAAGGTATTCTGATAACGCGTGGCGATCAAGGTATGACCTTATTTGAAGCAAGTGGTGCAGTGCATCATATTCCTGTATCCAATCTTAGCGAAGTTTTTGATGTGAGCGGTGCCGGCGATACATGTGTAGCAGCCATGTTGCTTGCGCTTGCTGCCGGTATAGAGCCTGTACTCGCTGCAGAAATTTCTAATATTGCCGCTGGAATTGCAGTACGCAAACTTGGTACTGCCACTGTAAGTGCAGCTGAATTAAAAAATGTGATTGGGGAAGTATAG
- a CDS encoding LPS-assembly protein LptD yields MARKNKILCGLITLYTILGSNMVGQAAEANDNVPVHVEETTNDMGATVEKDQENLEKPAVPVTIEGDDISFDNQTGDVYAKGNVVIKQDPATVYADDIRGNTKRTEVNIDGKAKIMQPGMNLDGYATFYNYQDHVGNMGEAKGIVDYEKHVTAKHIEFLPDEYIIYNGTVTKCPAKKPDYHMRAKKIEIWPDDKMVAYDAQFLIKDKIIYSTPRYETKIGKNKQKSAFPRIGYNSDNGVYVTQNFQYPLADTIIAEANIGYYSKHDFKNDYEITKYDPNYTLTLRAGDYLDDDDDWMKKEPELEFKYATKRIAGGPWKYDFDAVYGKWRDGDKSSWHQDYTLYFSRDPIHLSKTFTLSLGTGYEIVKESYDGSQINTMKYDATLYKKVNDRINVYTGYHYTKNNSQTSLFNYDNSDVGQELASGISYRFDDKNSISISQSFDLANGSVADMYYSWQHNLHCWDMTLTYHKDYQEKDDKIKVKFDVAHW; encoded by the coding sequence ATGGCAAGAAAAAATAAGATCCTTTGTGGTTTGATTACTTTATATACAATACTTGGCTCCAATATGGTAGGACAGGCTGCAGAAGCAAACGACAATGTCCCAGTTCATGTTGAAGAAACAACAAATGATATGGGTGCAACAGTAGAAAAAGATCAAGAAAACCTTGAAAAACCAGCTGTTCCAGTGACGATAGAGGGAGATGATATTTCTTTTGATAATCAAACTGGCGATGTGTATGCAAAGGGAAATGTGGTAATAAAACAAGATCCGGCAACGGTTTATGCAGATGATATTCGCGGAAATACGAAACGTACAGAGGTCAATATAGATGGCAAAGCGAAGATTATGCAGCCAGGAATGAACTTAGATGGTTATGCTACTTTCTATAACTATCAAGATCATGTTGGTAATATGGGGGAAGCGAAAGGCATCGTTGATTATGAAAAACATGTTACTGCAAAACACATTGAATTTTTGCCAGATGAATATATTATTTATAATGGCACAGTAACAAAATGTCCGGCAAAAAAACCGGATTATCATATGCGGGCAAAAAAAATAGAAATTTGGCCGGATGATAAAATGGTCGCCTACGATGCACAATTCTTAATTAAGGATAAAATTATCTATTCAACGCCACGTTATGAAACTAAAATTGGTAAGAACAAACAAAAGAGCGCTTTTCCTAGAATTGGTTACAATAGTGATAATGGTGTTTATGTCACTCAAAATTTCCAATATCCATTAGCAGATACGATTATAGCGGAAGCTAATATTGGCTATTACAGTAAGCATGATTTTAAAAATGACTACGAAATTACAAAATATGATCCAAATTATACGCTCACGCTAAGAGCGGGAGATTATTTGGATGATGATGATGATTGGATGAAAAAAGAACCAGAACTAGAATTTAAATATGCCACGAAACGTATTGCGGGTGGACCTTGGAAATACGACTTTGATGCAGTATATGGTAAGTGGCGTGATGGCGATAAATCAAGTTGGCACCAAGATTATACACTATATTTTAGCCGTGATCCGATTCATTTGAGTAAGACATTTACTTTATCACTTGGTACAGGGTATGAAATTGTAAAGGAATCTTATGATGGTTCGCAAATCAATACAATGAAATATGATGCGACTTTATACAAAAAAGTAAATGATAGAATCAATGTTTATACAGGATACCATTATACGAAGAACAATAGTCAAACTTCATTATTTAACTATGATAACTCAGATGTTGGTCAAGAACTTGCTAGTGGTATTAGTTACCGGTTTGACGATAAAAATTCGATTTCAATTTCACAAAGTTTTGATTTAGCAAATGGAAGCGTTGCAGATATGTATTATTCTTGGCAGCATAATTTACATTGCTGGGATATGACGTTAACATATCATAAAGATTATCAGGAAAAAGATGATAAAATCAAAGTGAAGTTCGATGTAGCGCATTGGTAA